GGTAGAAAAAAACTGCGTTGAATgagttcgatcgggttcaagtccaggctctggctgggccactcaatgacattcagagacttgtcccgaagccactcctgcgttgtcctgttgaaaggtgaaccttcgccccaatctgaggtcctgagcaggttttcatcaaggatctctctgtactttgctccgttcatctttccctcaatcctgactagtcttccagtccctgccgctgaaaaacatccccacagcatgatgctgcaaccaccatgcttcaccatagggatggtgccaggtttcctccagacgtgacgtttggcattcaggctataaagttcaatcttggtttcatcagaccagagaatcttgtttcttatggtctgagagtcatttaggtgccaactccaagcgggctgtcatgtgccttttactgaggagtggcttccatctggccagtctactataaaggcctgattggtggagtgctgcagagatggttgtccttctggaagtttctcccatctccacagaggaactctggagctgtgtcagtgaccatcgggttcttggtcacctccctgaccaaggcccttctcccccgattgctcagtttggccgggaggccagctctaggaagagtcgtggtggttccaaacttcttccatttaagaatgatggaggccactgtgttcttggggaccttcaatgctgcagaatggttttggtacccttgcccagatctgtgcctcgacacaatcctgtctcggagctctacggataattcctttaaactcatggcttggttttttgctctgacatgcactgtcaactgtgggaccttatatagacaggtgtatgcctttccaaattatgttcaatcaattgaattgaccacaggtggactccaatcaagttgtagaaacatctcaaagatgatcaatggaaacaggagatgcacctgagctcaatttcgagactcatagcaaagggtctgaatacatatgtaaataaggtatttctgttttttatttttaatacatttgcaaaaatttctaaaaacctgtattcactttgtcattatgggccattgtgtgtagattgaggaacattctttatttaatccatttttagaataaggctgtaacgtagcaaaatgtggaaaaagggaaggggtctgaatactttccgaatgcactgtaggttacATGATTTGACGGTGCATTAGTGGAGTGCCGCAGCGCTCCAACAGAACCATGGAGAGGTGCGCTGGGCATTGACAAGATACAGATTTGCATTGACAAGATACAGATTTGCATTGACAAGATACAGATTTGCATTGACAAGATACAGATTTGCATTGACAAGATACAGATTTGCATTGACAAGATACAGATTTGCATTGACAAGATACAGATTTGCATTGACAAGATACAGATTTGCATTGACAAGATACAGATTTGCATTGACAAGATACAGATTTTGCGCCCCTGCCTTTAGCAAATAGGCACTGCTTGTCATGGGGCGGCATTAGCGTTCACCTTAATAGCCCATATGCCACTAGGTGAGAAGTTTTCATTGTTTttggggcagaattatgtgaggtgtGTCTTGGTCAGTTAGAAGTTTCCCTTTATCACACCATCAGTACACCACCAAGGGTCTAAGCAGGGATTTAACCTCAATCTTCCTTGATGCCCTTTTCAGTTGGTTGCTTAAATACAGTCTGTTCTACAACAGTCCATCTACTCATGTACTTGTTTGTCTTGTTTACAAACAGGTGGTTATTGTCTTGAGATGCCTTATAGGTTAGAGGCCGGGATTACGGTACGGATGGAAATGGTACTTGGCTAGAATATCCCATCATTGCCAAATATGTAATACTAGGCTATAAGGTGTTGGCGATCACATTCTAATAGCCTGTGGCGTTCAGTCTCAGTCATCTGGTTGTTAGAAGGAATTCAGTCTCATTTGTTTTAAAGTAGAGGGGTTTTGCCACTTACTCAAGTCAAACTGTGAGTTGTCAAATGCTTAATCAGTGGTCTCACAAACTCCTGAGCACATCTTCGAGCAGGTCCCTCACAGCTCCAAAACGGTAGGCCTAAGCAGAATAATAGTAGTGGTGTGTAGTTTGAGAGCACACATTTGCTCAGAGATGTCTGATGCATCCACCCCCTGTGAATTTTGCTAATGTGTTCAGCAGAATGCGCAGCGAGAGTAAAAAATAGACTTGGATGTGAATGATTCTGAGTTGCCACCACATTGTTGCTGGGCTCTGTGACGCAATATAACACTGGTGGAATGGCCTCTGTATTGGGATACAAATTAAAGAATGGGGGAGAGGAAAAGCAAGCTGTTACATCTCAGCAACCCACTCATAACATATTGAAAAGCAGTTTTCTTGTATTTAAAACATAATCTTACACCAGGAGATTTCAGTGTGATGATCCCAGAGAAGCAGGAGCTCGTGAGTCTGGTTTGCATGTTAAGTTTTGATTCAAAGACTTTCAGGTAGACGTTTGCTTGTTTATTACTCAGAGGGGTCAACAAGAGAATCAAACTCAGATCACTGGATTCTGAATTAGTGATTGCCCCCATGTGATGGTTAATGTGTTTTGTGCTGAGAACATTGTTTTGTGTTCTGAGTGATGTCATACTTGGTCATGTGGTTGTTTAACCTAGAGTACACTTTCTAGGTCTTGGAAGGATAAAAGTAGGGTCAGTTGGTTAAATGTAATCTACTGTTGCAAAGATGGTGACTTCACTTCACACCATGTCATAAAgtagtttgatttcacagaatgAACATTGTAAGCCAAAGGTTTCTAGCTGACGCTGGACAAGCATTTCTGGAGTAGGTGCGGTTATGAGGGGTGACCCATTTTATGTAACCTGCTAAGTCATCCATTCAATTAACacggagtatacaaaacattaagaacatctgctctttccatgacgtagacttaccagcaatgttccctcaacattttttcagcactgagcaaatttcaggtctgctgagcgcaaacttgaacattgtgaaaattctgtgcaacttccagcgtacgtttactgtgaacactgaggctgtacccgctttgtTAGTTTTTACAGTGGCCAAGTAGGTTACTGTGGCTGTTTGATCATAAGGTAGGtttaccagagtggcctaccatcaaaacaatggagaaaatgcatcccataatattttaacatggaaatagctgttctgtcattcagcctacagtagcagccaatgtgtggtgttcaatgtaggcctacattccaagagacttaaaaaaaaaacatacagggCTTGACATGAACCTGTTTATCTGCTTGGCCTTCAGACacggaggtgactgaaaatggtgttgtttgatgcaagaaaccactttacaaaataaaatgcattattatttccATACCATTTATTACAgagagggaggtgaccaagaacccgatggtcaatcaatctctgcctattggctacttagcttattcaagcctgtctcaaaatacaacactgccccttttaagacaaaaaaaaatatttacctcactcacttttcaaagatgtctagaaatgtacacgttttgtgctcttcttttctttttttttcttttttctgagggtagatcagctttaatattgcagatagattgtaacttccatcaatgtaattgtttacatcacttccaatcccccatatatattttttcttctcatatatatatatatatatatatatcctttaaaaatatatatatttccctttattactttccaaccccaccatcccctccctaattggagtaaactagtgaacaacaatgcttaggcctctacttcatgcttatacatactatatacattttatggacacagtcactaattatattttttgtttttactcctgaacttcctctgatcattttcatgatgtccatctggtatgcttctatattccatatctttctaactgtgctcttttcacaaaagctcacatatatatatatatatatatatatatatatgtatgtgtgtgtgctcttataggaagcaatcactccccaattgctgactacaaattatctataagtGGGCTAATAACTCCCTAagtagcaaaggatatgaacaaaatgtgcacacgtggcaacatgcagctctcgctttgatctcaaaacaagcacatctactcatGCTGTAAACAGTCTAGTTCAAAGTCAACATATATCCATATATGCCAATGGTATATTTGcatgtaggcctactgcagcgCTGATTGGTTATGCTGCACCgatctgtgtagagtacgggttGAGTCATgagtgtcaatgcaatagaatcctactccgatgcgttctgcctacaacaaaatctattttatagttcgttttgtttcggtctgttgcattgaaagtggctaatattgcactgaattgatcacaattgccacagtaaagggaaacgttgatagtgttaacagggaaaactctagaacagtggtcaccaaccttttcaaGTCGAGTaccttctgagtcaaaatgcaagccgagatctaccgctcagactTTGTTTTTAACACGACTTAGAaaataagcctatgcaacattaaccaatttaaaacagtactgtagcaatgaggtttgtgcagtaggctataggcccaatacattattaCTGCATATTGGCTTaacttgaattgccctgccaatgcattgttgtttggGCCATTTTTTTTAGGTAGGCTatccgttgttgtattacttgtgaagcacagctgagtgagcatacatttaaataactTGCTTTTTATTTTACTGAGCTGATGGTgactgcatctgatggtcagtctcagcggagggagagagcagcagactgagggtccgcctctcaacatccctccgctctccctttcctccactgacactgaccaaaaagggacaccgtcttccagctgatggcgaaactcgagtcgcaccgcattatttctgcctcatgcacaaattcatgttactcctatgaacagggAAAGTTAAATATTCCTCTATATTAAAAGACCCAAGCCGTTAATAATAGCAACAACGCAAGCCTATaaatacactttcctactcattcattactgctgcagtacTTGTTGTAGcactgagtggaaataggaagaacgtGCATTGTATACAAAGTCTCGatagtgctgagtaagaacttaaacatgaactcactcataaaaacagcagctctttgctgtattcgttgagtctgtctctagtcatggttttaaaagttttgaaatctcacagtatcaactttgctgtagctttcgcttatgcctgctacgttactgcagacacggtaatctgagccatccgattggccagcgttaggcctatagtgcacttgatttgatCTCCGGGCCCaccgggaaggcagagtttgtaccttcagacacatgaaatggttcaaaatggcaacatTTGGCCAACCCGGCCcacagggcagctgaatcgggtgcacctaccgccaacagcctgAGACTAATACACAcggctttatcgttgggttttttacagaaatatttggcgatcgactagtgaccactgctctagagttcaatctcgtgcttctctcagTCGGGGAGCTGCGCGGCAGTCTCGGGCTACTGCGCACAGTTTAGAGGGAGCATTGCAGACCAGGTGAAAACttttatcccttattgatgtcacttgttaaatccacttcaatcagtgtagatgaaggggaggagacaggtccctgtggaacgcttcaacaccttgtagagtccatgccccgacgaattgaggctgttctgagggcaaaaggggggtgggggaggggcagttgaatatcaggaaggtgttccttatgtttggtatactcagtgtatatagacaTACCTAGATCAGTTGGTTCAGGTTTCTGATTTAAGAGGGTCTATATTCTGAGGTCATACCATATTTTGTAGGATGTATTAACTCTGTTACATACTCTTGTGAACACACTATGTATCTGACCAAATTACGCAGGGTTTTActtctgggttaaccaagattagAGTCCCATTGACCTACAATTTCAGTGTTGGCCCTATCTGactctttttatttttaattcccACTCAAATTAATTCGAAATAATATCAGGTTTGTTTAATACGCATCTAGAATTAGCCTTTTGGCTGAGCGATTGAATGGCTTTATAGAAACCCCAGCCAGCAGTTAATTGAAAGGCCTTATGCGGCATGGTTGTGAGGGCACGTGGTGCCAGATTGTTTTGTGGGTATTTAGGTCAACACTAACCACAGTCCTCTTTCGCCCTGGCCTGGTCACTCTGTTTCTCCCTGGCCTCCATCTGCCAGTGTGGCTCTctccctcgcgctctctctctctcccttgggGTGATGCCTGGAGCAGAGATCAaaagctctcttcctctcttttctctctttcgctctcatcTGACCTATAGGCAAACACACAGTGACACATCCCTGCTCTACTCTATGCCTGCTGCTCTCAACATGGGATTTATGCTCTAAAAGCTCCTTACAACCACTTAAACCCCTAGTGTAGTACTGCCAACATTTATCATCCCAGCCACACACCTCAAGGAGCACCTCCTGATTTTAAGCCCTTCCTTTTGTTAAGGTTGAGAGGTGTTTCACAACATTGTGTCAACAAGTGCGTATGGAATGGTCTGGAGACCTATGTGTGTGTTGCAACTTTGTTTAGCCTAGAAATTGTATCAAAGACTAACACTGATGCTTTTTGAGATAGGGGGAGAGATTGCCTTGACAACAAATATAGCCTTGCATGCAATCACGTGCATTAGAGAACAGTAGTGGACTGTTTTCCTCTATAATACCACCGGCTTCGCCCCCAGCAGGCAGCACGGTTCTTAGAGCTGCCCTACACAGTCCAATGGTTTCTAGGAACTGCTTTGGTATTGAACTAGCTTGCCAAATGTCATTAGTCTATTTATTTCATGGGGAGATGACGGTTCGGAAGGGAGGGACTGATTGTCCAGGCGAAGGAGAAACAACCTAatgttgttgtgtgttttgtcCAGGCTAAGGAGATTCTGACCAAGGAGTCCAATGTGCAGGAGGTCCGATGTCCAGTCACAGTGTGTGGAGATGTCCACGGCCAGTTTCACGACCTAATGGAGCTCTTCAGAATCGGAGGGAAGTCTCCAGACACAAACTACCTGTTCATGGGAGACTACGTGGACCGAGGCTACTACTCTGTAGAAACCGTCACACTACTTGTAGCACTTAAGGCAAGTGTTGTTATTGTACACTGGGgaccagtttcccggacacagatgaagcctagtcctggaATTAAAAGCAAACTCAATAAAGAATCTCCAATTGAAAATGTTTTTCAgttcaggactaggcttaatctgtgtcaggGAAACCGCCCCTGAAAGTtttttgaatgaccattccctttTTAACTTGACCAATGAGAGTGCCCAATGATTAGTTATACACACAGGGGCCTTGTGATGTAAAAGCAGTGTAATGCGAAAACACACTCTCAATCCCAGAATGCCCTAGTCTCCATTGAACAGTGCTGTTTTGTAATTCCCTGTATTTTTAACATTGATCACAGGTTAGGTACCGTGAACGCATCACAATCCTTCGGGGGAACCACGAAAGCAGACAGATCACACAAGTGTACGGCTTCTATGACGAGTGCCTAAGGAAATACGGCAATGCAAACGTATGGAAATTCTTCACAGACCTCTTCGATTACCTTCCCCTCACTGCCTTGGTAGATACTCAGGTAAGAGGTTTCGCACATTTATTAGATATTAAGTTGAATCTTCTATGGTGCAATTCCACAGTAATGGAAATTACGCTGAGACTAAAATGTTTCACTTTAAAAATGTATGCCAGACAAAAACCATTgctttcaaagtttaacaaaccatacaactttaCAAGGattactttgaacaatttacaccaAATTTcacaaacacatttactggaagaactgtgcagatgcaaagtttagtAACAGAATTACGGTGTAATCGCCGTTTTTTTTATGCGACCACGTTTTCCAAGAACTTTGTTAAATATCTActctgaattaagattcaaagatgtctgcagaaagaatgggatgTCAGCTATTATGGATAGGAATGTCATTCGCTTCATgatgatgtatcctgaataggtacacaaaggtagaaatatgcaatatcatCTTTTGCATATATGGACAGGGCTCTAAAGTGTGACAAAACATTTTGCTGTGCGACCAGGAGTTTTATTTTGGGAGCACTGTGCGACTATGAAAAAAGCTCTCCCAGATAATTGTTGTAATGACAAGGCTTCGCTGTACCGTTGTTTCCGAGTGCTGCAGATTGGTTAGCGTCATGGTTGCACCATTACTACAGCAAACACAGCTTGCTTCTAGCCCATCCAGGTCAAAAGATCTGACCTATATTACCAGCACAACATTTTATCTTCCTAAAACGGTTCGCAGGGATcgcattttacattcataaaccaTGTCGTGCGCTGTTCTAAAACTACTTTCATGTCGATAACCATTTGTTTACactttgttcagtcatgttacctcattggctagctagctaacaacccgGTAACTTTACCAGTATATCCAAACATTTGGAGGCACAGAAAGAATGGAAAAGGGATAGCTATGATCATATCTCTGGCAATGACAGATCTCTTGCATGCGTCATCACAAACTTGACGTTTTTATATACAAAGTACAATTTTCAATGTAATGCATCTCAATAGGAAAATAGTGCTTTTACACAATGTAAAATCTAATATTCCATAAATGACTTtgtaatttcaatgacaggtattCGTAACATTTTATAATAAACTAATgtatttacagtgttaaatattagtttctagggcgcaacatgtgcttcaaaagtagctagaattcatataggCCCAATATAGGCTGTGTCTCAATCAATTTAAAAAATCAAATTTTTTGGTGCTCCTAAATTTCATGTGGTACTTTTAAAAGTGCTACTAGTGAAAAATATAAATTTTGAGCCCTGTatatgggtattattctacacactggctattattctaatgagctccgcccccaaacaagaccaaatttggttggtccggaccaaatctgaaccaatcatagacgtctgtaTTTCACAAGTTTGGGCAGGCCAGTAGAGTAAAGCACAGCACATCACAGTAGAGTTCATTACAGTAGAGTactagtatagtacagtatgaaaatgtatgcactcactaactgtaagtcgctctggataagagcgtctgctaaatgactaaaatgtaaatgtaatacagtacattatactgttctctactctagtgtgctctactgtactatactctactcttcTTTTCTTTACTGTGGttcactgtactctactgtgctgtccaaacttctgaaacatagacgtctatgattggttcagatttggtccggtcacCAATCATGGACACCTtttgtttgggccaaatcaaggccggACCGGCCCAAAAAACAACgtctgtggacgttgaaatcacGTCCATGGACGTAGgttagggatgggcatttgacaTTTTTGGACTGTTTGAGTactcaaataaaaaatacaaatagatatatacagtaccagtcaaaagtttggacatacctactcattccagggtttttgtttatttttactattttctacattgtagaataatagtgaagacatcaaaacgatgaaatcacacatgaaatcatgtagtaaccaaaagtgttaaacaaatcaaaatatattttaggttCTTCCAAGTAGCCACCCtaatgccttgatgacagctttgcacactcttggcattctctcaaccagcttcatgaggaatgcttttccaacagtcttgaaggagttcccacatatgctgagcacttgttggctgcttttccttcactctgcggtccaactcatcacaaaccatctcaattgggttgaggtcgggtgattgtggaggccaggtcatctgatgcagcatccatcactctccttggtcaaatagcccttacacagcctggaggtgtgttttgggtcattgtcctgttggaaaaaaatgatagtcccactaagcgcaaaccagattggatggcatatcgctgcagaatgctgtgaaacgatgctggttaagtgtgccttgaattctaaataaatcaccaacagtgtcaccagcaaagggaGGACACTAGCAGGTGACCCAACCtttggtttgtgactactatgatttcccattgtattCAATTATTGTAATTCCGTTTccgatttggtaacagaattacgagttttaatcacttaataattaataaacaaaatgtatatcagtaaaaacactaattggtaggtctaccttgttacttctgtgaactttcattatcctcatgagggagataaataaataaaatatcttaaagatgtggatttttggtaacagaattacaagcCTCAAGGCAATGTTGTTTAAAGAAGGCAAATCATCTCTCCAAAGCCAAATATGTGTGGATGTTAGTTGGTAGGGgtcttcaacattattgtgttttgatgtatttctaataccttttttaagactttttctggtagatgttttctaagacccatTTTATATCCGTTGGAGCAGAAATCAAAGCCATTACTTATGCCTAATTCTTTAGAtggaaaattgtaaaaaaaaatctttctgcttgcatttccCAAAAATGTAGAtgcttagctttcatttgacacccagtTTGATATACTATGAACttcatgttggtgctcatgggtccttttacatggaaattatCAATGCTTTACCTGCTGCTGTAAATACATGTTCACTCATGTCTTATGTCTCTGTCAAAATGTTACTCGGAGTCAAAACCAATATTGAAATCCTCAAGTAACATTTCTGTTTTCTTTCCCTTCTAAGATATTCTGTCTTCACGGGGGCCTGTCACCGTCCATAGACACGTTGGATCACATCCGAGCGCTGGACCGTTTGCAGGAAGTTCCACACGAGGTACATGGCTCAACAACCCTGCTTCTGAGCATGCTCTGCTGTCTCATCGGTGCTAGGCAGAAATAGCTTTTAGGCAcaggtctaggatcagtttaTCTGCCCCTAATCCTAACCTCAACCATTAGGTGGAAAAACACAAAAGCTTATTGAGGCAACTTTCCATCCTACTCCATCTTATTGGATCCTTATCTTTATCACTATGCTTCTTACACGTCTCCTCCTCTCCAGGGCCCCATGTGTGACCTGCTGTGGTCAGACCCAGATGACCGTGGGGGCTGGGGCATCTCCCCCAGGGGGGCTGGCTACACCTTTGGCCAGGACATATCTGAGACATTCAATCATGCCAACCGCCTTACTCTGGTGTCCAGAGCTCATCAGCTGGTTATGGAGGTAAGCTGTCTGTCGCTGATTCTCCATGCTTGAAATCTCAAAGGTGACCATAATGTGAACTGTATGAGTGTGAAACCATATTGGAATGCATTTCTTGTTAGCCCCCTCATTCAAGTTGATGAATATGTATAATGTTATGTCTGTATGCATGTCTCAGATTTCTGCATTCACTACTAATTCGCTGCTCTCCTGTTTTCTTCTACAGGGTTACAACTGGTGCCACGAGCGAAACGTGGTAACAATATTCAGTGCACCAAATTACTGTTATCGTTGTGGTAACCAGGCAGCTATCATGGAACTCGACGACACCCTGAAATACTCCTTGTAAGCATATTGATTGAATCCTTGTAAGCCTATCGATTACCATTCCATACATGACCAACCCTTAGAAGTGTTTCGTCCTCAGTTTGGTGAATTACCAGCAAGGGCCTCCATTATTTCTggaggatgaggatgatgaatTAAATCAaattttgtcacatgcttcgtaaacaacaggtgtagactaacagtgaaatgcttacttacgggaccttcccaacaatgcagagagaaagaaaatagagaaataatagaaaagtaaaacgcgtaataataaatacacaatgagtagcgatatatacacagggtaccagtaacGAGTCAatgtacaaggtaattgaggtagatatgaacATATAACTttgaataaagtgacagataataaacagtagcagcagcgtatgtgatgagtcaaaaaaggtagtgcaaaaagggtcaatgcagatagtccaggtagccatgaactgttcagcagtcttatggcttggtggtagaagctgttcagggtcctgttggttccaggctTGGTTCATCGGTATCGCTtgcttgcggtagcagagagaacagtctatgacttgggtggctggagtctttgacaatttttagggccttcctctgacacctcctggtatagaggtcctggatggcagggagctcggcccaatgatgtactgggctgtacgcactaccctctgtagcgccttgcggccggatgccaagcagttgctataccaagcagtgatgcagccagtcaagatgctatcaatggtgcagctgtataagtttttgaggatctgagggcccataccaagtcttttcagcctcctgagggggaagaggctttGTCGTgcgctcttcacgactgtgttggtgtgtgtggaccatgatagatccttagtaatgtggacaccgaggaacttgaagctctcgacccgctccactacagccctgtcgatgtgaatgggggtgtgcttggacctcagtttcctgtagtccacaatcagcacctttgtcttgctgactttgagggagagtttattgtcctggcaccacaatgccaggaGGTCTCCTGACTTCTCTATAGCCTGTCTCGTCCtcagtaatcaggcctaccaccatcgtgtcatcggcaaacttaatgatggtgttggtgtcgtgggcggccacgcagtcgtgggtgaacagggagtccaggatccagtttcagagggaggtgttcagtcccagggtccttagattagtgatggtgttgaacactgagctgtagtcaattaacagcattctcacataggtgttcctcttgtctaggtgggaaagggcagtgtggagtgcaatagagattgcatcatctgtggatctgttggggcggtatgcgaattggagtgggtccagggtgtctgggatgatggtgttgatgtgagccatgactagcctttcaatgcatttcatggctacagatgtgagtgctacggggcgatagtaatttagacaggttaccttggtgttcttgggcacagggactatggtggtctgcttgaaacatgtaggtattacagactgggtcagggagaggttgaaaatgtcagtgaagacacttgcctgctggtcagcgcatgctctgagtacgtgttCTGGTCATCCATCTGGCTGGTTTGGTAGGaatcgat
This genomic window from Coregonus clupeaformis isolate EN_2021a unplaced genomic scaffold, ASM2061545v1 scaf0088, whole genome shotgun sequence contains:
- the LOC121574003 gene encoding serine/threonine-protein phosphatase 2A catalytic subunit alpha isoform; translation: MDEKCFTKEIDLWIEQITECKQLSESQVKTLCEKAKEILTKESNVQEVRCPVTVCGDVHGQFHDLMELFRIGGKSPDTNYLFMGDYVDRGYYSVETVTLLVALKVRYRERITILRGNHESRQITQVYGFYDECLRKYGNANVWKFFTDLFDYLPLTALVDTQIFCLHGGLSPSIDTLDHIRALDRLQEVPHEGPMCDLLWSDPDDRGGWGISPRGAGYTFGQDISETFNHANRLTLVSRAHQLVMEGYNWCHERNVVTIFSAPNYCYRCGNQAAIMELDDTLKYSFLQFDPAPRRGEPHVTRRTPDYFL